ACAAGTCAATACCTATAAAAGTATTCTTGAACAACTGAAATGTAAATTTTTTCAATCCGATTCGTCTTAACAATTAAGAATTCATTAAAGCCACCATAATAAATATGACAAAAATTTCTAGCGCAATAATAAACGGTATCACAGGGATTATATTACTGATCCTATCCCTGCGTCTGGTTTTACGTCTATTTGGCGCAAACCCAAACGTTGAATTCACTCAATTTACTTATAACGTAAGTGCTTTTTTTCTCGAGCCATTCCAAGGTATATTTCCTACGGCCAGCCTAGAGGGTGCAACGTTTGAAATTTCTACCCTATTTGCAATTATTGTTTATGCACTAGTCGGCTCGCTATTAACCGCCATACTTGACTCACTCTCAGATAGAAATAAGGCGTAGGTTCATTCTTGATATTTAACTATTTAATGTATTCCTGATTGATCTTTACCGAAAGATAGCTCAACCCCAAGAACGCAAAGCCCAAAACAACGAGAGACAAAGGCCAGCCCAAAGAGTTCGCAAAGTATTGCTCTGTTATATAAGCCAGATGCAACAAGAGAAAAATAGTACTAAAGATCAAAACAATACGACTCTTAATCACGGCTGATAGAAATAGCCCGCCCACAACTAGTGGGAAATACAGCAACTGCCACAAAAAGTAATCATATGCCTGCAAGAAGGCAGCTCCCAAGAACATCAAACTGCCAAAGAATAAAAGTAGACCAGTTAAGCGCCTGTTCCAAGTGGCTTGAAATTTTTGCGACAAAACCAAATACCCTATCCCGACAGCCATAGACAGATATTGATACGCCCACCTTATCTCATACTCGCTCTCAAAGATATTATCAACTGTAGCGTGGAGCCACAGATATAAAGTTGAAGTACCATTCAAAATAGCAAAAAAGGTTAATACCGCACTCTTGTGCGCCAGACTTAATAGTCCGTAAGAGATCCCAAGAACAGCAAAAGCGATAACTCGCAACCATATACTTTCAAGACCTAATTCAGCAAAAGTCGTAAAGATACCGATCGGTATCAAAACGCCTCCAAGAAAATGAAAGGCCGCGCCAACGTCTTCCCCACGCTCTCTTTTCAAGAGAACTGAACCTAGAGTCCCTAGTAGAAAGCCTAATCCCAAAGTAATCACAACTCTAGCAACGGAACCAATATCTTCCCAAATTTGAACCACAAATAAAGCAAGACCTGTTATAACGATCGCCGCTCCTAAAATAGAAGCGATCCTTGTTAGGGAAAACCCTCCATCACTTCTCCCTTCGGACATCTCTGAGTCCTCCTCTACTTCCGCGCTCTTTGCCATAAGACTCTCTAGTTCGCTACGACTCACCTCACCCGAGTGCAATTTTTCGGAAAGTTCGTTGAGTAGATCTTCCTTGTACATATATTTAAAATTCTTAGTTTATACTATTCAGCTAAAATCCAACCCATAAATCGAAATCCGTCACCATAATATCCTCTGTAGTTGGCATTAACATTGATGAGGTTTTGTTTTTGCCTCCTCCCTCCTTTCGTCAAATAGTAACCGCTGGAAGAGTTCGAATCATAAAACAAAAAGAACGAAACGCCACCGTCATATTCAGGTCCAGAAAAAGAAACACCATCGGGAGCAGTTAATAGACTACTCAGCTCATACGAGCGTGCTTCTTCAAAGGCGATCTCTCTGCTTTCGTTAGTGCTTGTGTTGTGCATGAAAAAGCGAACCTGAAAGCCTTCTTCATCTTGCGGTTCATCAAGTTCGTTGTCGCTAATTCTCTTGTTAACTATTGAAAAGCGTTCATCTAAATATTCATCACAGCTTAAAGTTCCCGGTTCGTGGCGTGTGTTATTTTCACAGGTTGCATATACAAAATTATAGTCACTACTCAAAGAAAAATATGGTAAATATGTAGTCAAAAAGATCACCAACACAAGAAGTAAGGGCAACAACAAAGCCAGAACAATAACTGTGTTTCCTTTAAAAAATTCTTTCATATTAAATATTTACAAGTGTACACAAATAATACTTAGTTTGTGCACATTTGTAAACGCGCAAAACTAGAGCACAGGAGGAATCTCCGCTCTATCTAATAGGCTTCTTTTCAATGTGCGCGAGTCCTCGGCTCAAAGCTTCCGGGCTCGTCATTATCAGGTAAACGCGCCCTTAGAAGCATTTACCGCTCTATTTGAATTTGAGTTTTTTAAAGGGTGCGCGATCCAAGACTCGAACTTGGGACCTCGTCATTATCAGGTGATCGCGACCTTAGGAGCAATCACCGCTCTATCCAATAGGCTTCTTTTCAATGTGCGCGATCCAAGACTCGAACTTGGGACCTCGTCATTATCAGTGACGCGCTCTAACCATCTGAGCTAATCGCGCACATTGAAAAGAAACAATACATCTGAGCTAATCGCGCACTCTTTAAAAAACTTTCCTGCGACTGAGTAAATCGCGCGCAAAAAATGAAAAGCATTTAATAAATTGCACCGAATACAAGTAAAAATATATCAGTTTTCAGCCCTAAAAACAAGAAAGCCCCGAAGCTAATTAAAGCTTGGGGCTCTTTGAAAAGGAACTAGATGATTCCAACAGCTACGAACACAGCGACAGACAGTGCCGCGACTGCGACAAGAGACATCAAAAAGGCCTTCTTGTTCTTGTCTTCCCTGTTCATTTGTTCTTCTAATTCGAACTTTTCTTTCATTATTTACCTCCTTCAAGGTAGAAGTGAAGAGACAGTACAAGCATAACGATTACCAAGAATGTCCAGGTAAAGAGTACGCTTGTAATCGCCGCAAGAAGTGTTTTGTTAAGTACGACGAAATCAGACAGATCGCCGGACAAAAACACAACCACACCGATAAGAATCTCGAACAGTAGGATAAGCACTGGAATCATTTTCAAGGTGTCCGAAAAACTTCCGGGATTTTTGCTGTAGCCCATGATAGGCCTCCTTTTCTTTTTTTACTATACCAGTAATCCTGCTTTTGTCAATACTTAGTACTCATAACCTATAAAGCCGCCCCTTGCGAGGCGGCTTGTTATTTTCTGCACAATTTCTTTTGCTTCATTCATCTCGGTGTCGCTGTTTCCGAGAATAGCGGAAAGATTTTGGATTGTTCTTTCAAACACACGCGCGATAAACGCACGTATCGACTCGATAAATCTGAAAATTCAGATAAATCAAAAATTAAATATTCCACGACCACCTTCCGGTAGCCGTACCTTGTTACGACTTAGTCCCTGTTATTGAGCTTACCTTCGTCCCGCTCTAGGCGGACCTTCGGGTACTCCCAACTTCCTTGACTTGACGGGCGGTGAGTACAAGACTTGAGAACGTATTCACCGCGGTTTGCTGACCCGCGATTACTAGCGATTCCGACTTCAAGAGGTCGAGTTGCAGACCTCTATCCGAACTGAGGGTAGGTTTATAAGGATTGGCTCCGCGTTGCCGCTTAGCAACCTGTTGTCCTACCCATTGTATCACGTGTGTAGCCCAGAGTATCAGAGGGACATGCTGACCTGGCGTCATCCTCACCTTCCTCCCAGCCGTTAGACACGAGAGACATGTCCTGCGCTACTGACAGGCAGTCTGCAGACACGTGTAACGACGATGAGGGTTGCGTTCGTTACCCCACTTAAGGGAACAATTCAAACCACGAACTGACGACGGCCATGCATCACCTGCCAAACTGTCCGAAGAGGGCTCTAGTTTCCTAGAGCTTTCAGCTTGGTTTCAAACCCTGGTGAGGTGCTTCGTTTAGCGTCGAATTAAACCACATGATCCACCGCTTGTGCAAGTCCCCGTCTATTCCTTTGAGTTTTAGCCTTGCGGCCGTA
The nucleotide sequence above comes from Candidatus Campbellbacteria bacterium. Encoded proteins:
- a CDS encoding YggT family protein — translated: MTKISSAIINGITGIILLILSLRLVLRLFGANPNVEFTQFTYNVSAFFLEPFQGIFPTASLEGATFEISTLFAIIVYALVGSLLTAILDSLSDRNKA
- a CDS encoding DUF2157 domain-containing protein, with amino-acid sequence MYKEDLLNELSEKLHSGEVSRSELESLMAKSAEVEEDSEMSEGRSDGGFSLTRIASILGAAIVITGLALFVVQIWEDIGSVARVVITLGLGFLLGTLGSVLLKRERGEDVGAAFHFLGGVLIPIGIFTTFAELGLESIWLRVIAFAVLGISYGLLSLAHKSAVLTFFAILNGTSTLYLWLHATVDNIFESEYEIRWAYQYLSMAVGIGYLVLSQKFQATWNRRLTGLLLFFGSLMFLGAAFLQAYDYFLWQLLYFPLVVGGLFLSAVIKSRIVLIFSTIFLLLHLAYITEQYFANSLGWPLSLVVLGFAFLGLSYLSVKINQEYIK